The DNA window CATACCGTCTACCATTAGCAATTCCTTATCATCTGGCTTGGCTGATAAAAAGAAATCCAATATATGTTTGATATATTTTTCTTCGTTATAACAAGGGCAAATCACAGAGATGAGCATGGTAATGTATTAAGGTATTTCTAAATATTTATGCGTTTGCAAACTTAGCTGCCACTGTGGATTTTCTTTTATATAATCTATAATAAGTGGTTCCACTTCTTTTCGTTTGCTCCATTCGGGCTGCAAGTATAATATACATTTTTCGTTTACCAAATTCCCAAATTTTGTGGCCCATTCAAAATCGTGTTTATTATATATAATTGTTTTTAACTCGTGAGAAACAGCAATAGATTCTTGCAATGGTTCTTTAAACTTCTTGGGCGAAAGGCATATCCAGTCCCAATCTCCACTCATAGGGCTTGAGCCGGAAGTTTCAATATGCAATTTCAAACCTGCTTGTTTTAATACGCTAGTTAAAGGATTTAAATCGTGCATTAATGGTTCACCACCCGTTATCACGACAATTTTGGCGGGCGTATTTTGTATAGCAGTTAATATATCTTGTACAGATAAAATAGGATGGTTCTCCGTATGCCAACTCTCTTTCACATCGCACCACACACAACCCACATCGCAACCTGCAAGCCTCACAAAATAGGCTGGTTTACCTGTGTGAAAACCTTCACCCTGTAGGGTGTAGAAGTGCTCCATTACTGGGTATTGGTGAGAAAGGAACTGATCCACTTTATAGAAAAATTTGCAAAAAAAATGACAGGTTTACCACATCGCACCGCTACGACCTCCGACCCTTGCTGTATTCCTACCCTGG is part of the Bacteroidota bacterium genome and encodes:
- a CDS encoding 7-carboxy-7-deazaguanine synthase QueE; the encoded protein is MEHFYTLQGEGFHTGKPAYFVRLAGCDVGCVWCDVKESWHTENHPILSVQDILTAIQNTPAKIVVITGGEPLMHDLNPLTSVLKQAGLKLHIETSGSSPMSGDWDWICLSPKKFKEPLQESIAVSHELKTIIYNKHDFEWATKFGNLVNEKCILYLQPEWSKRKEVEPLIIDYIKENPQWQLSLQTHKYLEIP